Proteins from a genomic interval of Tautonia rosea:
- a CDS encoding dCTP deaminase domain-containing protein — protein sequence MAFWCTKTLRERVEAEKLIVPYDPQRVKHSAYEMGVGREAYITSDFNKKSRVKTRVPLGEKIAIPPGQFGLLTTREIVTVPVDGIAFISIRAGIKFRGLVNVSGFHVDPGFSGNLTFAVYNAGSQQVVLDQGEPVFMIWFSELDDVDDEPYKNKNPGRYIIDSERVRKIQGEVASPAELKKRIDALQHQMTTMMWLMGFIISGVVMRIAYDAYQGLRKPDPAAPAAYTQSPQELPSSPPSPVLQPQPAASPVQFRAEPNTEPASVSQSHAIESKKAEPGAKEKGKDGTGPANSQ from the coding sequence ATGGCATTTTGGTGCACCAAGACGCTCCGGGAACGTGTCGAAGCGGAGAAGCTTATCGTCCCCTATGATCCGCAGCGAGTAAAGCACTCCGCATACGAAATGGGCGTGGGTCGGGAGGCCTACATCACCTCCGACTTCAACAAGAAGTCTCGCGTGAAGACGCGCGTGCCGCTCGGCGAGAAGATTGCTATCCCGCCCGGACAGTTCGGGCTGCTGACGACGCGCGAGATCGTTACCGTGCCGGTGGACGGGATCGCCTTCATTTCAATCCGTGCAGGCATCAAGTTTCGCGGACTCGTCAATGTGTCAGGGTTCCATGTCGATCCCGGCTTCAGCGGCAACCTGACGTTTGCGGTCTACAACGCGGGCAGTCAGCAGGTCGTTCTGGACCAAGGGGAGCCCGTCTTCATGATCTGGTTCAGCGAACTCGACGACGTCGACGACGAGCCGTATAAGAACAAGAATCCGGGCAGGTACATCATTGACTCGGAAAGGGTGAGGAAAATCCAGGGGGAGGTCGCGTCACCGGCAGAACTCAAGAAACGAATCGATGCACTTCAGCATCAGATGACCACGATGATGTGGCTTATGGGCTTCATCATCTCCGGTGTCGTGATGAGAATTGCTTACGACGCTTATCAGGGTCTTAGGAAGCCGGATCCAGCGGCTCCAGCCGCATATACACAGTCTCCACAGGAATTGCCAAGCTCACCGCCGTCACCGGTCCTCCAACCTCAGCCCGCTGCCTCCCCAGTGCAGTTTCGAGCAGAGCCGAACACGGAGCCCGCCTCCGTTTCCCAATCACACGCTATCGAGTCCAAGAAAGCGGAGCCTGGTGCGAAGGAAAAGGGCAAGGACGGGACGGGGCCAGCGAACTCTCAATAG
- a CDS encoding type I restriction endonuclease subunit R: MSTIGQPERATQDRVIALFRDELGYRYLGDWSDRDGNSNVEESLLSAFLTKSGYSPEQIGAALYRLRTEADNGSRSLYQNNQKVYELLRYGVDVKVEAGKVTDKVRLINWANPGANDFAIAEEVTLRGGRERRPDLVLYVNGIAVGVIELKNSRVSMSEGIRQSLSNQQPEFNAGFFSTVQFLFAGNDSEGLQYGTVGTQEKYFLKWKEDEQDNSRFKLDKYLLKLCAKDRLIELMHDFVLFDGGVKKLPRVHQYFGIKAAQEHVRARKGGIIWHTQGSGKSIVMVLLAKWILENNPNARVAIITDRDELDKQIERVFSEAGESIERTGSGRELLRLLGQARPRLLCSLVHKFGKKDVDDFDAFIKQLEGEPSRTVGEVFVFVDECHRTQGGKLHRVMKAIMPNAVFIGFTGTPLLKKDRATSLEVFGGYIHTYKFSEAVEDEVVLDLVYEARDIDQRLGSQDRIDAWFDAKTRGLNDWQKDELKKKWGTMQTLLSSRSRMEKVVSDILFDFSVRPRLSNDRGNAILVASSIFEACKYFTLFQKTPLKGKCALVTSYNPQTQDVTKEETGANTETDKQFIYNTYIELLGDVEAAGGRSKTEAYEERAKSLFAREPANMKLLVVVDKLLTGFDAPPCTYLYIDKSMQDHGLFQAICRTNRLDGEDKDFGFIVDYKDLFKKVEKAIAVYTSELDNSAGGTDPEILIHDRLEKGSQRLDEALEALALLCEPVEPPKGELEHIHYFCGNTEIPTDLQEREPQRATLYKATASLVRAYANIADELEAAGYGPADIARIKQRLEHFVNLREIVRKASGESLDLKAYEADMRHLIDTYIEADEPRKISPFDGMGLLELIVKTGIANAIASQLGGLKGDKNAIAETIENNVRRKIIKEHLNDPAFFEKMSALLDEIIAARKARAVEYEEYLKRIAELAKKVEAGQGEDTPAALDTPGKRALYSNLNQDEGLALRIDEAVKAKRPDGWRGVEPREKVIKMALYDILKDFGEVERIFLIIEAQREY, translated from the coding sequence ATGAGTACCATCGGCCAACCCGAACGCGCCACCCAGGACCGCGTCATCGCCCTGTTCCGCGACGAGCTGGGCTATCGCTATCTCGGCGACTGGTCCGACCGCGACGGCAATTCCAACGTCGAGGAGTCCCTGCTCTCCGCCTTCCTCACGAAGTCCGGCTACTCTCCCGAGCAGATCGGCGCGGCGCTCTACCGGCTCCGTACCGAGGCCGACAACGGCAGCCGGAGCCTCTATCAGAACAACCAGAAGGTCTACGAGCTGCTGCGCTACGGCGTCGACGTGAAAGTCGAGGCCGGCAAGGTCACGGACAAGGTCCGCCTGATCAACTGGGCCAACCCCGGGGCGAACGACTTCGCCATCGCCGAGGAGGTTACCCTGCGCGGCGGTCGCGAGCGGCGTCCGGACCTGGTGCTCTACGTCAACGGCATCGCCGTCGGCGTGATCGAGCTCAAGAACAGCCGGGTCTCGATGAGCGAGGGCATCCGCCAGAGCCTCTCCAACCAGCAGCCCGAGTTCAATGCCGGCTTCTTCTCCACCGTCCAGTTCCTCTTCGCCGGCAACGACTCCGAGGGCCTCCAGTACGGGACCGTCGGCACCCAGGAGAAGTATTTCCTGAAGTGGAAGGAGGACGAGCAGGACAATTCGCGGTTCAAGCTTGACAAGTACCTGCTGAAACTCTGCGCCAAGGATCGCCTAATCGAATTGATGCATGATTTTGTGCTCTTCGACGGCGGCGTGAAGAAGCTCCCCCGGGTCCACCAGTATTTCGGCATCAAGGCCGCCCAGGAGCACGTCCGGGCCCGCAAGGGCGGGATCATCTGGCACACCCAGGGCAGCGGCAAGAGCATCGTCATGGTGCTGCTGGCCAAGTGGATCCTGGAGAACAACCCGAACGCCCGCGTGGCGATCATCACCGACCGCGACGAGCTGGACAAGCAGATCGAGCGGGTCTTCTCCGAGGCCGGCGAGTCGATCGAGCGCACCGGCAGCGGCCGGGAGCTGCTCCGCCTGCTCGGCCAGGCCCGGCCGCGCCTGCTCTGCTCACTCGTCCACAAGTTCGGCAAGAAGGACGTGGACGACTTCGACGCCTTCATCAAGCAGCTCGAAGGCGAGCCGAGCAGGACGGTGGGCGAGGTGTTCGTCTTCGTCGACGAGTGCCACCGGACCCAGGGCGGCAAGCTCCACCGGGTGATGAAGGCGATCATGCCCAACGCGGTCTTCATCGGCTTCACCGGGACGCCCCTGCTGAAGAAGGACAGGGCGACCAGCCTGGAGGTCTTCGGCGGCTACATCCACACCTACAAGTTCAGCGAGGCCGTGGAGGACGAGGTGGTGCTCGACCTCGTCTACGAGGCCCGCGACATCGACCAGAGGCTCGGCTCCCAGGACCGGATCGACGCCTGGTTCGACGCCAAGACACGCGGCCTGAACGACTGGCAGAAGGACGAGCTGAAGAAGAAGTGGGGGACGATGCAGACCCTCCTCAGCTCCCGGTCGCGGATGGAGAAGGTCGTCAGCGACATCCTCTTCGACTTCAGCGTCCGGCCCCGACTCTCGAACGATCGCGGCAACGCCATCCTCGTCGCCTCCAGCATCTTCGAGGCGTGCAAGTATTTCACGCTTTTCCAGAAGACCCCACTGAAGGGCAAGTGCGCCCTGGTCACCTCCTATAACCCTCAGACCCAGGACGTGACGAAGGAGGAGACCGGCGCGAACACCGAGACCGACAAGCAGTTCATCTACAACACCTACATCGAGCTGCTCGGGGACGTCGAGGCCGCCGGCGGCCGCTCGAAGACCGAGGCCTACGAGGAGCGGGCCAAGTCCCTGTTCGCACGCGAGCCGGCGAACATGAAGCTCCTGGTCGTGGTCGACAAGCTGCTGACCGGCTTCGACGCACCCCCGTGCACGTACCTCTACATCGACAAGTCGATGCAGGACCACGGCCTGTTCCAGGCCATCTGCCGCACGAACCGGCTCGACGGCGAGGACAAGGACTTCGGCTTCATCGTCGACTACAAGGACCTGTTCAAGAAGGTCGAGAAGGCCATCGCCGTCTACACCTCCGAGCTGGACAACAGCGCCGGCGGCACCGACCCGGAGATCCTGATCCACGACCGCCTCGAGAAGGGGAGTCAGCGGCTCGACGAGGCCCTGGAGGCGCTCGCCCTGCTCTGCGAGCCGGTCGAGCCCCCCAAGGGGGAGCTGGAGCACATCCACTACTTCTGCGGCAACACCGAGATCCCGACCGACCTGCAGGAACGGGAGCCCCAGCGTGCCACGCTCTACAAAGCGACCGCGTCCCTGGTGAGGGCGTACGCCAACATCGCCGACGAGCTGGAGGCCGCCGGCTACGGCCCGGCGGACATCGCCCGCATCAAGCAGCGGCTGGAGCACTTCGTCAACCTGCGCGAGATCGTCCGCAAGGCCAGCGGCGAGAGCCTCGACCTGAAGGCCTACGAGGCCGACATGCGGCACCTGATCGACACCTACATCGAGGCCGACGAACCCCGCAAGATCTCCCCCTTCGACGGGATGGGGCTGCTGGAGCTGATCGTCAAGACCGGCATCGCCAACGCGATCGCCTCGCAGCTGGGCGGGCTCAAGGGGGACAAGAACGCGATCGCCGAGACGATCGAGAACAACGTCCGCCGCAAGATCATCAAGGAGCACCTCAACGACCCGGCGTTCTTCGAGAAGATGTCCGCGCTCCTGGACGAGATCATCGCCGCCCGGAAGGCCAGGGCCGTCGAGTACGAGGAATACTTGAAGCGCATCGCCGAGTTGGCGAAGAAGGTCGAGGCCGGCCAGGGCGAGGACACCCCCGCGGCTTTGGACACCCCGGGCAAGCGGGCCCTCTACAGCAACCTGAACCAGGACGAGGGGCTGGCGCTCCGCATCGACGAGGCGGTGAAGGCGAAGCGGCCCGACGGCTGGCGGGGGGTCGAGCCCCGCGAGAAGGTCATCAAGATGGCCCTCTACGATATCCTGAAGGACTTCGGGGAAGTCGAGCGCATCTTCCTCATCATCGAGGCGCAGAGGGAATACTGA
- a CDS encoding nucleotide kinase domain-containing protein — protein MSVERRPSPDQSTFFDLEGRSLRLYPETEPPDIAPLKPTVAYDSYWRFAAERQRVFFARMRGCRPPWSDDDIINEHKFTNAYRASDRVSQYLIRRVIYRDDLPATAEETFFRIILFKFFNKIETWELLEEAVGAITWKGYDFRRLDTILSRAMAAGRRVYSAAYIMPSAGSMGHERKHSNHLALLERMMRDSVPHKLTRATDMQHGFELLLRYPSLGDFLAYQYITDINYSEITQFSEMEFVVAGPGALDGISKCFTDTAGLNAPEIIRFMTDRQEAEFARLDLHFESLWGRRLQLIDCQNVFCELSKYARIRHPEITGISGRTRIKQKFRPSKEPIDYWYPPKWGINGKITER, from the coding sequence ATGTCAGTTGAGCGACGCCCGAGCCCCGATCAATCGACCTTCTTTGATCTCGAGGGACGATCGTTGAGGCTCTACCCGGAAACCGAACCACCTGACATTGCACCGCTGAAGCCGACGGTCGCCTACGACAGCTACTGGCGATTCGCTGCCGAGAGACAACGCGTCTTCTTCGCCAGGATGAGGGGCTGCCGCCCACCCTGGAGCGACGACGACATCATTAATGAACACAAATTTACAAACGCATATCGCGCTTCGGACCGCGTCAGCCAGTACCTCATCCGCCGTGTGATCTACCGCGACGACCTGCCCGCGACCGCCGAGGAAACATTCTTTCGGATCATCTTGTTCAAGTTCTTCAACAAGATCGAAACTTGGGAATTGCTGGAGGAGGCGGTCGGAGCGATCACCTGGAAGGGTTACGACTTTAGAAGGCTCGACACCATACTGAGCCGTGCCATGGCGGCGGGGCGGCGGGTCTATTCGGCAGCTTACATCATGCCGTCGGCGGGGTCGATGGGGCATGAGCGGAAACATAGCAACCACCTGGCGCTGCTGGAACGAATGATGCGTGATAGCGTGCCACACAAGCTAACCCGCGCAACCGATATGCAACACGGCTTCGAGCTGCTGCTGAGGTATCCGTCGCTGGGCGACTTCCTGGCCTACCAGTACATCACCGACATCAATTACAGCGAGATAACTCAATTCTCGGAGATGGAGTTCGTGGTAGCCGGTCCTGGCGCTTTGGACGGCATCAGCAAGTGTTTCACGGACACGGCCGGTCTCAACGCGCCGGAGATCATCCGGTTCATGACTGACCGCCAAGAGGCCGAGTTCGCCCGCCTGGACCTTCATTTCGAGTCGCTCTGGGGGAGGCGGCTCCAGTTAATCGACTGCCAGAACGTCTTCTGCGAACTGAGCAAGTACGCCCGTATCCGGCATCCCGAGATTACGGGCATCTCCGGACGGACCCGGATCAAACAGAAATTCCGGCCCTCAAAGGAACCGATCGACTATTGGTATCCGCCGAAATGGGGAATCAACGGGAAGATCACTGAGCGATGA
- a CDS encoding CRISPR-associated protein Cas4 has product MMHYPSEWAWPLAAVLLLLGVVFVVAAVRMRRTRGLSAGRTMALDNVTLHSARLGLAGRPDRILRVGRAIIPEEWKSARRLWPGHVAQMGVYFLLIEERYGVRPSHGFVVLGTGKRHRIENDARLRGWVLDLAEQIREARRALSSPLPVDPRPSQCRACGQRSECDQARA; this is encoded by the coding sequence ATGATGCACTACCCTTCCGAATGGGCTTGGCCGCTCGCCGCCGTTCTTCTGCTGCTGGGGGTGGTGTTCGTGGTCGCGGCTGTCCGCATGAGGCGGACGCGCGGCCTTTCCGCCGGGCGGACCATGGCCCTTGATAACGTCACCCTGCACTCCGCGCGGCTCGGGCTGGCCGGGAGGCCCGACCGTATCTTGCGGGTGGGCCGCGCGATCATCCCGGAGGAATGGAAGTCGGCGCGACGCCTCTGGCCCGGCCACGTCGCCCAGATGGGGGTCTACTTCCTGCTCATCGAGGAGCGTTACGGCGTGCGTCCGTCCCACGGCTTCGTCGTGCTGGGCACGGGCAAGCGGCACCGGATTGAGAACGATGCGAGGCTCCGGGGCTGGGTGCTCGACCTGGCCGAGCAGATCCGGGAGGCACGCAGGGCCCTCTCCAGCCCCCTGCCGGTCGATCCCCGCCCCTCCCAGTGCCGCGCGTGCGGGCAGCGTTCGGAGTGCGATCAGGCCCGAGCATAA
- the acpS gene encoding holo-ACP synthase, protein MIVGHGVDVQDVARIRKLLDFAEEDFLLSTFTEAERAIEYGDQERAEFYAGRLAAKEAIAKAIGTGFATGVAPLQIQVLRKDGGQPEVHLSRAALEVANALGINRWVVSISHNEAVAFASAIAVHD, encoded by the coding sequence ATGATCGTCGGCCATGGCGTCGACGTCCAGGACGTCGCCAGGATCAGGAAACTCCTCGATTTCGCGGAAGAGGATTTCCTCCTGTCCACCTTCACCGAGGCCGAGCGGGCGATCGAATACGGCGATCAGGAGCGGGCCGAGTTCTACGCCGGGCGCCTCGCCGCGAAGGAGGCCATCGCTAAGGCGATCGGGACGGGGTTCGCCACAGGGGTCGCACCTCTGCAGATCCAGGTTCTGCGCAAGGACGGAGGCCAACCCGAGGTTCATTTGTCGCGGGCCGCGCTCGAAGTCGCCAACGCGCTCGGCATCAATCGCTGGGTCGTTAGCATCAGCCACAACGAAGCGGTCGCCTTCGCAAGTGCGATAGCCGTTCACGATTAA
- a CDS encoding ImmA/IrrE family metallo-endopeptidase: protein MIKADEVRDKFDISPESAVNVFDLCGERFEPRIIIRFTDIKSMEGLYLRQTPPEIWLGDRPLVRRVFNCAHELGHHVFGHGSTVDELTAEGESGRSFEPNEFLVDTFAGFLLMPRIAVLNAFARRAWKIEDANPQQFFVVSCSLGVGFETLASHSFFSLGLIGEAAYRQLINKPGLPAIRKVMLGDLAPARLLAVDTHQTLQSIDTEVGTGVLLPMGTVAEGKVLGDGVDTPRGRLFTAAAPGTARVFCPDGSWAAFIRVMQDKYHGLSQYRHFPREEGDEDDE, encoded by the coding sequence ATGATTAAGGCCGACGAGGTCCGGGACAAGTTTGACATCTCGCCCGAATCCGCCGTCAACGTCTTCGACCTCTGCGGTGAGCGATTCGAGCCGCGGATCATCATTCGATTTACTGACATAAAGAGCATGGAGGGGCTTTACCTGCGGCAGACCCCCCCGGAGATCTGGCTCGGCGACAGGCCGCTTGTACGCCGCGTGTTTAATTGCGCCCACGAGCTCGGCCACCACGTCTTCGGCCACGGCTCAACGGTGGACGAGCTGACAGCCGAGGGGGAATCCGGCCGGTCGTTCGAGCCCAATGAATTCTTGGTCGACACGTTCGCTGGCTTCCTTCTCATGCCGCGGATCGCGGTCCTGAATGCCTTCGCCCGGCGAGCCTGGAAGATCGAAGACGCCAACCCCCAGCAGTTCTTCGTCGTATCGTGCAGCCTGGGAGTCGGCTTCGAGACGCTGGCGAGCCACAGTTTCTTCAGCCTCGGCTTGATCGGCGAGGCGGCCTACCGGCAACTCATCAACAAGCCAGGCCTGCCGGCCATCCGCAAGGTGATGCTGGGCGACTTGGCTCCCGCTCGGCTCCTGGCGGTGGATACCCATCAGACACTCCAGTCAATCGACACCGAGGTCGGCACGGGCGTTCTACTCCCGATGGGCACGGTCGCCGAAGGCAAGGTTCTAGGAGATGGCGTCGACACGCCGCGTGGCCGGCTCTTTACGGCGGCCGCGCCGGGCACAGCCCGCGTATTCTGCCCCGACGGCTCTTGGGCGGCGTTCATCCGGGTCATGCAGGACAAATACCACGGTCTGAGCCAGTACCGGCACTTTCCCCGCGAGGAGGGCGACGAGGACGATGAGTAG
- a CDS encoding nucleoside triphosphate pyrophosphohydrolase family protein, giving the protein MDLSDFQYAVSQTDCLGTDGDVMVPLLGLAGEVGELQNEYKKALRDGDTANPYRARFAEELGDVLWYVANLATKLGFDLDEIAAQNLEKARDRWGRRTGLVEDRPAFDEAYPEHERLPRKLTVVIKPGVTPDGKQVGRAYIDDKPLGDHLTDNAYVGDGYRFHDTFHFAFAAVLGWSPITRWLLNRKRKSRPEVDEVEDGARAKAAEEAISLFVFSHAKEYNWLVGNASVSSEMLRSVRRMANGLEVSLCSSGEWEDAILQGFAAWRLIHNHQGGVLTLDLDSRTITAGATEHGEI; this is encoded by the coding sequence ATGGACTTGAGCGACTTCCAGTACGCCGTTTCGCAAACCGATTGCCTCGGAACGGATGGGGACGTCATGGTCCCGCTGCTTGGGCTGGCCGGCGAAGTCGGCGAGCTCCAAAACGAATACAAGAAAGCGCTGCGGGACGGTGACACCGCGAACCCGTACCGCGCCCGGTTCGCCGAGGAGCTGGGCGATGTGCTCTGGTATGTGGCCAACCTGGCGACAAAGCTGGGGTTCGACCTGGACGAAATCGCCGCCCAGAACCTGGAGAAAGCCAGGGACCGGTGGGGGCGCCGTACAGGGTTGGTAGAGGATCGCCCTGCGTTCGACGAAGCCTACCCTGAACACGAGCGCCTTCCCCGGAAGCTGACCGTCGTCATCAAGCCGGGCGTAACCCCGGACGGCAAGCAGGTCGGCCGCGCCTACATCGACGACAAGCCCCTCGGCGACCACCTCACCGACAACGCCTATGTCGGCGACGGGTACCGATTTCACGACACCTTCCACTTCGCCTTCGCGGCGGTTCTGGGGTGGTCACCGATCACACGATGGCTGCTAAATCGGAAGCGGAAATCTCGGCCGGAAGTGGATGAGGTAGAGGACGGGGCACGGGCGAAGGCGGCTGAGGAGGCGATCTCGCTGTTCGTGTTCAGCCACGCGAAGGAATACAACTGGTTAGTAGGCAACGCGAGCGTGAGTTCCGAGATGCTGCGATCAGTGCGGCGGATGGCAAACGGCCTGGAGGTGTCACTGTGTTCGAGCGGCGAGTGGGAGGACGCCATCCTCCAGGGGTTCGCCGCGTGGCGGCTTATCCACAATCACCAGGGGGGCGTGCTGACGCTCGATCTTGACAGCAGGACCATCACAGCCGGCGCCACCGAACACGGGGAGATTTAA
- a CDS encoding M48 family metallopeptidase: MGMEIRLGDIAVDVELKDIKNVHLSVYPPTGRVRIAAPSRMSLDTIRVFAISKLGWIKRQQAKIRSQERETPREFIDRESHYLWGRRYLLEVFERNAPPAIEVKHNRLILGVRPGTSEARRGEIVEDWYREQLRAAAVPLVARWEPILGVRANRVFVQRMKTKWGGCNPRTRNIRLNTDLAKKPRGCLEYIVVHELVHLIEPTHNPRFVSIMDAHMPQWRSLRDQLNRLPVRHEEWGY, translated from the coding sequence ATGGGTATGGAGATCCGACTCGGCGACATCGCGGTGGACGTGGAGCTCAAGGACATCAAGAACGTCCACCTGAGCGTCTACCCCCCGACCGGCCGGGTCCGGATCGCCGCCCCCTCGCGCATGAGCCTGGACACCATCCGCGTCTTCGCCATCTCCAAGCTCGGGTGGATCAAGCGCCAGCAGGCCAAGATCCGCTCGCAGGAACGCGAGACGCCGCGCGAATTCATCGACCGCGAGAGCCACTACCTCTGGGGCAGGCGTTACCTGCTCGAGGTGTTTGAGCGGAATGCCCCTCCGGCCATCGAGGTGAAGCACAACCGATTGATCCTGGGAGTCCGACCCGGGACCTCCGAAGCGCGGAGAGGGGAGATCGTCGAAGACTGGTATCGCGAGCAGCTCAGGGCCGCTGCCGTGCCGCTCGTCGCGAGGTGGGAGCCCATCCTGGGCGTGCGGGCCAATCGCGTCTTCGTCCAGCGGATGAAGACCAAGTGGGGCGGTTGCAACCCCAGGACGCGGAACATCCGCCTGAACACCGACCTCGCGAAGAAACCACGCGGCTGCCTCGAGTACATCGTTGTCCACGAGCTGGTGCACCTGATCGAGCCGACGCACAACCCCCGGTTCGTCTCCATCATGGACGCCCACATGCCCCAGTGGCGGTCACTGCGCGATCAACTCAACCGACTCCCCGTGCGGCACGAGGAGTGGGGATACTGA
- a CDS encoding ATP-binding protein: protein MKESQNTEWKESWRDEYLKWLCGFANAEGGVLVIGRDDKGTAVGVKDAKKLLEDLPNKIRDVLGIMADVRLVPDGGKELIEIRVDPYPYPVNYKGEYHYRSGSTKQELKGAALDKFLLRKQGRTWDGVPVPDATVRSLSKDALDAFRARASQSQRMTAADLKESKSGLVEKLHLTDGKYLKRAAVLAFHPEPERFVTGAYVKIGFFRTNDDLLYHDEVHGDLFTQVGRTMDLLLTKYLKAAITYRGIQRVETFPVPEPALREAILNAIIHKDYATGVPVQISVYADKLMVWNPGQLPQDWTVEKLKAKHASLPYNPGVANVFFRAGEIEAWGRGVERILAACREARFPEPVIEQEATGLWIQFPFSPEIVERTAAGLAPEAANDRTREKPREKTREKLLRLVKGDPTVSTEALATALGITPKGVEWQIKRLKADGLLTRVGADKGGHWEVSE from the coding sequence ATGAAGGAGAGCCAGAACACCGAATGGAAAGAATCCTGGCGGGACGAATACCTCAAGTGGCTCTGCGGCTTCGCCAACGCCGAGGGCGGTGTCCTGGTCATCGGTCGAGACGACAAAGGAACGGCGGTCGGGGTGAAGGACGCGAAGAAGCTGCTGGAGGATCTGCCGAACAAGATCCGCGACGTGCTCGGCATCATGGCCGACGTGCGGCTCGTCCCGGACGGCGGCAAGGAACTGATCGAGATCCGCGTCGATCCCTACCCGTACCCGGTCAATTACAAGGGCGAGTACCACTACCGATCCGGCAGCACGAAGCAGGAGCTCAAGGGGGCCGCCCTCGACAAGTTCCTGCTCCGCAAGCAGGGCCGCACCTGGGACGGCGTGCCCGTCCCGGATGCCACTGTCCGCAGCCTGTCGAAGGACGCGCTCGACGCGTTCCGCGCGCGGGCGAGCCAGAGCCAGCGCATGACGGCCGCCGACCTGAAGGAGTCGAAGTCCGGGCTGGTCGAGAAGCTGCACCTCACCGACGGCAAGTACCTGAAGCGGGCGGCCGTGCTGGCCTTCCACCCCGAGCCTGAACGCTTCGTCACCGGGGCCTACGTGAAGATCGGCTTCTTCCGCACCAACGACGACCTGCTCTACCACGACGAGGTCCACGGCGACCTGTTCACCCAGGTCGGCCGCACCATGGACCTGCTGCTCACGAAGTACCTGAAGGCCGCGATCACCTACCGGGGCATCCAGCGGGTCGAGACGTTCCCCGTGCCCGAGCCGGCGCTGCGCGAGGCGATCCTGAACGCGATCATCCACAAGGACTATGCCACCGGCGTGCCGGTGCAGATCAGCGTCTACGCCGACAAGCTCATGGTCTGGAACCCCGGCCAGCTCCCCCAGGATTGGACGGTCGAGAAGCTCAAGGCCAAGCACGCCTCGCTCCCCTATAACCCGGGCGTCGCCAACGTCTTCTTCCGCGCCGGGGAGATCGAGGCCTGGGGCCGCGGGGTCGAGCGGATCCTCGCCGCCTGCCGCGAGGCCCGATTCCCCGAGCCCGTCATCGAGCAGGAGGCGACGGGGCTCTGGATCCAGTTCCCGTTCTCGCCCGAGATCGTCGAGCGTACGGCCGCCGGGCTGGCTCCCGAGGCCGCCAATGATCGAACTAGGGAGAAACCTAGGGAGAAAACTAGGGAGAAACTGCTCCGGCTCGTGAAGGGCGACCCCACCGTCTCCACCGAAGCGTTGGCGACCGCGCTCGGGATCACGCCAAAGGGGGTCGAATGGCAGATCAAGCGGCTGAAGGCGGATGGACTCCTGACGCGAGTCGGCGCCGATAAAGGCGGGCACTGGGAGGTGAGTGAATGA